From the Gemmatimonadaceae bacterium genome, one window contains:
- a CDS encoding ion transporter — protein sequence MTLNTEDRRERWEVLAGLESWLERPMQLLGLLWLALLVLELTRGLSSMLSLLSTAIWIMFILDFALRFGLAPDRMQYLRQNWLTALSLLVPALRVLRIARVARVVRFAPAARGLRLIRVIGSLNRTMHALARTMSRRGLGYIVTLTLIVTLLGAAGLYAFERELPDGQALPDFATALWWTGTIMTTMGTDYWPRTGAGRILCLLLGLYAFAVFGYVTAALASFFIGTDAGRDDAEIAGQATLEALRIEIAGLRADVQRLRIDGGGQQS from the coding sequence ATGACGCTGAATACCGAGGATCGGAGGGAGCGATGGGAAGTGCTCGCAGGCCTCGAATCGTGGCTCGAACGGCCGATGCAGCTGCTCGGCCTGCTCTGGCTCGCCCTCCTGGTGCTCGAGCTCACCCGCGGCCTGTCGTCCATGCTCTCGCTGCTGTCCACGGCCATCTGGATTATGTTCATTCTCGACTTCGCGCTTCGGTTCGGGCTCGCGCCAGACAGGATGCAATACCTGCGACAGAACTGGCTTACGGCGCTCTCACTGCTGGTTCCCGCGCTTCGTGTGCTCCGGATTGCGCGCGTGGCCAGAGTCGTACGATTCGCGCCGGCGGCCCGGGGCCTCCGGCTTATCCGGGTCATCGGTTCCCTCAACCGAACCATGCACGCACTCGCGCGCACCATGAGCCGACGCGGTCTCGGGTACATCGTCACGCTGACGCTGATCGTGACACTGCTCGGTGCCGCGGGCCTGTACGCTTTCGAGCGGGAGCTTCCGGATGGTCAGGCGCTCCCGGATTTCGCGACCGCCCTATGGTGGACAGGGACCATCATGACGACGATGGGGACCGACTACTGGCCTCGGACAGGGGCCGGGCGGATCCTCTGCCTTCTCCTCGGCCTCTATGCGTTTGCGGTGTTCGGTTACGTCACCGCCGCACTTGCCTCGTTCTTCATCGGCACCGACGCCGGACGCGACGATGCCGAGATCGCCGGACAGGCAACCCTCGAGGCATTGCGGATCGAGATTGCTGGCTTGCGCGCGGACGTGCAGAGGCTTCGGATTGATGGTGGCGGGCAGCAGTCCTGA
- a CDS encoding DUF2254 domain-containing protein — protein sequence MKARQLWLTLLGSLWFIPSAMVAGSVALAVVLIELSVHVDVATVARMPRLFGAGADGARGMLSTIAGSIITVAGVAFSLTIAALAQASSQYTPRVLRTFMGDRSSQVVLGTFVGIFAYCLVVLRTIRGGDEGAFVPPIAVLGGFLLALVGVGVLVFFIHHTASGLQASTILARVRRTTEMAIDTVFPVELAHGEDDPVPGGAGVRIANDDWRPVPALRTGYVQSVDVDGLATCALSRAMIIRVERSVGTFAIENHPLVTVARVPAGNRDPEDGDSHECLTELINDFFRIDNYRTVEQDPAFGILQIVDIALRALSPGINDTTTAVTCVDHLSALLVRLARRQVAPAAASTSLAPIGAAHAVITSDPTFADLLGLALDDVRRNAGGNVTVLGGLIDAIAITALHASAPARRRHLARHLEHLNTAIRQSVQSEEDKTSLATRIAAAHQALLLADARTPHGVDNQRSRNSSALTGVAPTGTKRSGEIT from the coding sequence ATGAAAGCGCGTCAGCTGTGGTTGACTCTCCTGGGCAGTCTCTGGTTCATACCGAGTGCGATGGTCGCCGGATCGGTCGCCCTCGCGGTCGTCCTCATCGAGCTTTCCGTGCATGTCGATGTCGCGACGGTGGCTCGGATGCCGCGGCTCTTCGGCGCGGGCGCAGACGGCGCTCGGGGCATGCTCTCGACCATTGCGGGATCTATCATCACGGTCGCCGGCGTCGCGTTTTCCCTCACGATCGCCGCCCTCGCCCAGGCGTCTTCGCAGTACACCCCGCGCGTTCTCCGCACGTTCATGGGAGATCGAAGCAGTCAGGTCGTCCTTGGTACATTCGTCGGCATCTTCGCGTATTGCCTCGTCGTCCTGAGGACCATCCGGGGCGGCGACGAGGGCGCATTCGTGCCACCGATCGCCGTGCTCGGCGGATTCCTGCTGGCGCTCGTCGGCGTCGGGGTCCTTGTCTTCTTCATTCACCACACGGCGAGCGGACTCCAGGCGTCGACGATCCTCGCACGCGTGCGCCGCACGACCGAGATGGCGATCGACACCGTGTTCCCCGTCGAGCTCGCGCACGGCGAGGACGATCCCGTTCCCGGCGGTGCCGGCGTGCGGATCGCGAACGACGACTGGCGTCCCGTTCCCGCGTTGAGAACAGGGTACGTCCAGAGTGTCGACGTCGACGGCCTCGCCACATGCGCGCTGTCGCGCGCGATGATCATCCGCGTGGAGCGGTCCGTCGGTACCTTCGCCATCGAGAACCACCCGCTCGTTACCGTGGCCCGTGTGCCTGCCGGGAACAGAGATCCGGAGGACGGCGACAGCCATGAGTGTCTGACCGAGCTGATCAATGATTTCTTCAGGATCGACAATTATCGCACCGTCGAACAGGACCCGGCATTCGGAATCCTCCAGATCGTCGACATTGCGCTCAGGGCACTCTCTCCCGGCATCAACGACACCACGACGGCGGTCACTTGCGTCGATCATCTCTCCGCTCTCCTCGTCCGGCTCGCTCGCCGGCAGGTCGCTCCTGCAGCGGCGTCGACGAGCCTCGCGCCGATCGGGGCGGCCCACGCGGTTATCACGAGCGACCCCACATTCGCCGATCTGCTGGGACTCGCCCTCGATGATGTGCGACGGAACGCGGGCGGTAATGTCACGGTCCTCGGAGGCCTCATCGACGCCATCGCCATCACCGCACTCCATGCGAGCGCGCCGGCTCGCCGGCGTCATCTCGCGCGGCACCTCGAGCATCTCAACACGGCGATTCGCCAGAGTGTTCAGTCGGAGGAAGACAAAACCTCGCTCGCCACCCGTATCGCGGCGGCGCATCAGGCACTGCTCCTCGCGGACGCTCGGACGCCGCACGGCGTGGACAATCAGCGCTCCCGAAACAGCTCGGCGCTGACCGGGGTCGCGCCGACCGGCACGAAGCGATCCGGGGAGATCACATGA
- the nhaA gene encoding Na+/H+ antiporter NhaA: MSTSTASSAAPPLAERVLRPFQQFAKTESSGGIVLMVCTALALAWANSPWSESYFHLWEQPLTIGTKGFGLTETLHRWINDGLMAVFFFLVGLEIKREMLVGELATVRKAALPIAGAIGGMIVPAALYMVFNRGGPGASGWAIPMATDIAFALGVLALLGSRVPASLKVFLAALAIADDIGAVLVIAFFYTSDLSLTSLGVAAGVLALLFACGSAGVRRPGVYAVLGVILWIAMLKSGIHATVAGVLLAMTIPARTRIDEDEFVRSARASLRDFEQACGPGTTVLSNHDQQEAIHALETACEEVQAPLLKVEHKLHSLVAYGIMPLFAFANAGIRVGAELVAALSLSPGSFRGARGTCRWQAARYHAALLGLGACGARRSASSGELASAARGELARRHRLHNVAVHRHARVREGAAPRVSEGGYPGRFGDSRRRGMGVASWRRASGSGKCGHVDCVCRECGGAANGTRCLRKRSKQVEDREEVRRQGALSSH, translated from the coding sequence ATGAGCACCTCGACTGCATCTTCCGCGGCACCTCCACTGGCCGAGCGAGTGTTGCGGCCCTTCCAGCAGTTCGCCAAAACGGAATCGTCAGGGGGCATCGTCCTCATGGTGTGTACGGCGCTGGCGCTCGCATGGGCCAACTCGCCGTGGTCCGAGAGCTATTTCCACCTGTGGGAGCAACCGCTCACGATCGGCACGAAGGGGTTCGGGCTCACCGAGACCCTACATCGCTGGATCAATGACGGCCTCATGGCGGTGTTCTTCTTCCTCGTCGGGCTCGAGATCAAGCGCGAGATGCTCGTTGGCGAACTGGCGACGGTGCGGAAGGCGGCACTGCCGATTGCCGGTGCGATCGGCGGAATGATCGTGCCGGCTGCCCTTTATATGGTGTTCAATCGGGGCGGTCCCGGCGCATCCGGGTGGGCAATTCCGATGGCGACGGACATAGCGTTTGCGCTCGGGGTGCTCGCGCTGCTCGGCTCACGGGTGCCCGCCTCGCTCAAGGTCTTCCTCGCCGCACTGGCTATCGCCGACGACATCGGAGCCGTGCTCGTCATCGCCTTCTTCTATACGAGCGATCTCTCGCTGACCAGCCTGGGGGTTGCCGCGGGTGTGCTGGCGCTTCTCTTTGCGTGCGGCTCGGCCGGCGTTCGCCGGCCCGGAGTGTACGCGGTTCTCGGCGTCATATTGTGGATCGCGATGCTTAAGTCGGGCATCCACGCGACTGTCGCTGGCGTGCTCCTCGCGATGACCATCCCGGCGCGGACGCGCATCGACGAGGACGAGTTCGTGCGTAGCGCACGGGCGAGTCTCCGTGATTTCGAGCAGGCGTGCGGTCCGGGGACGACGGTACTGTCGAATCACGACCAGCAGGAGGCGATCCATGCACTGGAGACCGCGTGCGAGGAGGTACAGGCGCCACTGCTGAAGGTGGAGCACAAGCTGCACAGTCTCGTCGCGTACGGAATCATGCCGCTGTTCGCGTTCGCCAACGCGGGAATACGTGTCGGTGCCGAGCTGGTGGCCGCTCTCTCTCTCTCTCCCGGTTCTTTTCGGGGTGCTCGTGGGACTTGTCGTTGGCAAGCCGCTCGGTATCACGCTGCTCTCCTGGGCCTCGGTGCGTGCGGGGCTCGCCGAAGCGCCAGCAGCGGCGAGTTGGCGAGCGCTGCACGGGGTGAGCTGGCTCGGCGGCATCGGCTTCACAATGTCGCTGTTCATCGCCACGCTCGCGTTCGGGAGGGGGCCGCTCCTCGAGTCAGCGAAGGTGGGTATCCTGGGCGCTTCGGTGATAGCCGGCGTCGCGGGATGGGTGTTGCTTCGTGGCGGCGCGCGTCAGGATCAGGAAAGTGTGGCCATGTAGACTGCGTCTGCCGCGAGTGCGGAGGAGCCGCAAATGGAACCCGATGCCTGAGGAAGAGGAGCAAGCAGGTCGAGGACAGGGAGGAAGTAAGAAGGCAAGGAGCGCTGTCCTCCCACTAG
- a CDS encoding PAS domain-containing protein has protein sequence MPRLPDGCLRDLESLLKLVGQQAPGVPSILLAEGERLWHGVASALPDDLLGAIDGLMVAEGAGSCGTAAHRREPVITADIATDPLWTDLRELARAHRLAACWSMPILGTKTQVLGTFATYLDQPRRPSDDEMQRIEIAANLAGAIIERSLATQALDLEQTRLSDIFRQAPAFMAVLRGPDLVFELANTAFYQLVGDREVIGKSLREAFPELRGQGFEELLVEVLETGVPFVGREVPAMLVRSPGASPEERFVDFVYVPIVDADGSRSGVVTHGTDVTDHVLARRDVERVLAESEKIRGELATANNQLEEQQVELELANQQLQDNAAELESQTEELQATAAQLEERTEEADRARVAVTAREHEIRTLADAIPTLAWTARPDGFIDWYNARWYEYTGTTPDQMAGWGWQSVHDPDLLPGVLEQWRKAIDSGASTEMTFPLRGNDGQFRRFLTRITPLKDGDGRVMRWFGTNTDVEAERTAREAAERANQAKTDFLATMSHELRTPLNAIGGYAELLDLGIHGPVTGPQREAISRIQRSQRHLLGLINDVLNFAKLAAGHIEYHITDVPVQDAFDAIEPLVAPQLSAKSLRFIRGSCASGEAASMTVRADSDKLQQILVNLLSNAIKFTLPGGSVRLYCGHEGDTVLISVQDTGIGIPSDRVDQVFAPFVQVDRRLNAPHEGTGLGLSISRDLARGMAGDLTVKSEVDVGSTFTLALPRA, from the coding sequence ATGCCTCGATTACCTGACGGGTGTCTTCGGGACCTCGAGTCGCTGCTCAAGCTCGTCGGGCAGCAGGCGCCCGGCGTACCCTCAATTCTGCTGGCAGAGGGTGAACGGTTATGGCATGGTGTCGCTTCAGCGCTTCCTGATGATTTGCTGGGCGCGATCGACGGTCTTATGGTGGCTGAAGGGGCGGGGTCGTGTGGAACTGCTGCACATCGCCGTGAACCCGTCATCACTGCCGACATCGCCACTGATCCTCTCTGGACTGACCTCCGTGAGCTTGCTCGCGCACACAGGCTGGCGGCATGCTGGTCGATGCCGATCTTGGGGACGAAGACTCAGGTGCTTGGAACATTCGCAACGTACCTTGACCAGCCGCGGCGCCCGAGCGACGACGAGATGCAGCGGATCGAGATCGCCGCGAATCTTGCGGGCGCTATCATCGAGCGATCGCTTGCCACCCAGGCATTGGACCTCGAGCAGACGCGATTGTCCGACATCTTCCGGCAGGCGCCTGCATTCATGGCTGTACTTCGCGGGCCGGATTTGGTGTTCGAGCTGGCGAATACTGCCTTTTACCAGCTCGTGGGCGATCGTGAGGTGATCGGCAAGTCGCTCAGGGAGGCGTTTCCGGAGTTGCGCGGGCAGGGATTCGAAGAGCTGCTTGTTGAAGTACTCGAGACGGGCGTTCCATTCGTCGGTCGTGAAGTGCCGGCAATGCTCGTCCGCTCACCCGGCGCGTCCCCCGAAGAGCGGTTCGTCGATTTTGTCTACGTGCCCATTGTCGATGCCGACGGATCCCGTTCGGGGGTCGTGACCCACGGCACAGACGTAACCGACCATGTGTTGGCCCGCCGCGATGTGGAACGAGTTCTCGCAGAGAGTGAAAAGATTCGCGGAGAACTTGCGACTGCAAACAACCAGCTCGAGGAACAGCAGGTCGAGCTTGAACTCGCCAACCAGCAGCTCCAGGACAACGCGGCGGAGCTCGAGTCCCAGACAGAGGAGTTACAGGCAACCGCCGCACAGCTCGAGGAACGCACCGAAGAGGCTGACCGCGCTCGCGTGGCTGTTACGGCACGCGAGCATGAAATTCGGACGCTGGCCGATGCCATACCGACTCTCGCATGGACTGCACGGCCGGACGGTTTTATCGACTGGTATAACGCGAGATGGTACGAGTATACGGGAACGACGCCCGACCAGATGGCGGGGTGGGGATGGCAGTCCGTGCATGATCCCGACTTACTGCCAGGGGTGCTGGAGCAATGGCGTAAAGCCATCGATAGTGGGGCATCCACGGAAATGACGTTCCCGCTGCGTGGCAACGACGGACAATTCCGTCGTTTTCTGACGCGTATCACGCCGTTAAAAGACGGGGATGGGCGGGTGATGCGCTGGTTCGGGACGAACACCGATGTCGAAGCAGAGCGTACGGCAAGGGAGGCGGCCGAGCGGGCCAATCAGGCAAAGACCGATTTCCTGGCGACGATGAGTCATGAGCTGCGCACGCCGCTGAACGCGATTGGCGGGTATGCGGAACTGCTCGATCTTGGCATCCATGGCCCCGTGACCGGACCGCAGAGAGAGGCGATCAGCCGGATTCAGCGCAGTCAGCGCCACCTTCTCGGTCTGATCAACGATGTCCTCAACTTCGCGAAGCTTGCGGCGGGACACATCGAGTATCACATCACCGATGTTCCGGTGCAGGACGCATTCGATGCCATCGAACCACTGGTTGCACCGCAGCTCAGCGCGAAATCACTGCGGTTTATAAGGGGTTCGTGCGCGAGCGGTGAAGCAGCTTCGATGACGGTCCGCGCCGATTCGGACAAGTTGCAGCAAATCCTCGTCAACCTTCTTTCCAACGCGATCAAATTCACGCTTCCCGGCGGCTCGGTGAGACTTTACTGTGGACACGAAGGTGACACGGTTCTGATCTCTGTCCAGGACACCGGCATTGGCATCCCCAGTGATCGCGTCGACCAGGTTTTCGCTCCCTTCGTGCAGGTCGACCGTCGTCTGAATGCGCCGCACGAGGGCACGGGGCTGGGGCTGTCGATCAGCCGTGATCTGGCACGGGGGATGGCCGGGGATCTGACGGTGAAGAGCGAAGTGGATGTCGGCAGCACATTTACGCTGGCATTGCCACGTGCCTGA
- a CDS encoding amidohydrolase family protein yields MTNRQLTRFRIFSLTALTAVVALLAPALRDADGRPPAESSSRPAAIASRAIAFLNVTVLPMNRPGAVPDQTVIVRDGRIISVGSSRRAAIPKDALHIDGRGKFLMPGLAEMHAHVQGPQSANAESLNRDIMFLYVANGITTIRAMLGAPNQLVLRDRMARGEVLGPTMFVAAPSLNGQSAPTGAVAARLVRAHKLAGYDLLKIHPGLNRQAYDSIVTVARQVGITWGGHVSAQIGVEHILNTKQSTIDHLDGYIEAAASDDMKRLMMTPGSTVNLPAVWRSVTDERIRQLARQTRQSGTWNVPTMFLWESFWAPGSSEEWARREEMKYAPKQWVASWISQKNQRGIANERNGVAPADAALHIRLRRKMLKALADEGALLLMGTDSPQMFNVPGFALHRELQVAIESGLTPAQVLESGSRNVGRYVAQDLKLDGNFGTVTPGSRADLVLLNSNPLVNVKNLADRAGVMVKGRWISRSEIDKELEALAAKYRQ; encoded by the coding sequence ATGACCAATAGACAGTTGACGCGGTTCCGGATATTCTCGCTGACCGCTTTGACAGCGGTGGTGGCACTCCTGGCGCCCGCGTTGCGTGATGCCGATGGGCGCCCGCCGGCAGAAAGTTCCTCGCGACCGGCCGCTATCGCGTCCCGGGCGATCGCATTTTTGAATGTGACGGTACTTCCCATGAATCGACCGGGCGCGGTTCCCGATCAGACGGTGATCGTACGCGACGGACGTATCATTTCCGTCGGATCGTCACGCCGCGCCGCCATCCCGAAAGACGCGCTCCACATCGATGGACGCGGGAAATTTCTGATGCCGGGGCTCGCCGAGATGCACGCCCATGTGCAGGGCCCGCAGTCCGCGAACGCTGAGAGCCTCAACCGCGACATCATGTTCCTTTACGTCGCCAATGGCATCACCACAATCCGCGCAATGCTCGGCGCGCCGAACCAGCTCGTTCTTCGCGACAGAATGGCTCGCGGTGAAGTCCTTGGTCCGACGATGTTCGTCGCCGCACCCTCTCTAAACGGCCAGAGTGCGCCCACAGGCGCAGTCGCCGCCAGACTTGTCCGCGCTCACAAGCTCGCCGGGTATGATTTACTCAAAATTCATCCGGGCCTCAACCGTCAGGCTTACGATTCTATAGTGACTGTCGCCCGGCAAGTCGGCATTACCTGGGGTGGCCACGTTTCCGCGCAGATTGGAGTCGAACACATCCTCAATACGAAGCAATCCACAATCGACCACCTGGATGGTTATATCGAAGCCGCCGCGTCCGACGACATGAAGCGGCTGATGATGACCCCGGGCAGTACAGTGAATCTGCCTGCGGTCTGGCGCTCGGTGACAGATGAACGAATCCGACAGCTCGCGCGGCAAACGAGGCAGAGCGGTACGTGGAACGTGCCGACGATGTTCCTGTGGGAGAGTTTCTGGGCCCCTGGCTCCTCCGAGGAATGGGCCCGGCGCGAGGAGATGAAATACGCTCCGAAACAGTGGGTAGCGAGCTGGATCAGTCAGAAGAATCAACGTGGAATCGCAAACGAGCGGAACGGCGTCGCCCCGGCTGATGCCGCGCTTCACATTCGTCTGCGCCGGAAAATGCTCAAAGCCCTCGCTGACGAGGGTGCGCTGCTTCTCATGGGAACCGACTCACCACAGATGTTCAACGTTCCCGGCTTCGCACTTCATCGAGAACTACAGGTAGCGATCGAGTCCGGCCTTACCCCGGCGCAGGTGCTCGAGTCAGGATCGAGGAACGTTGGACGCTACGTCGCACAGGACCTGAAGCTGGATGGAAACTTCGGCACCGTCACCCCGGGTAGCAGAGCGGATCTCGTACTGCTCAACTCCAACCCGCTTGTGAACGTGAAAAACCTGGCTGACCGCGCCGGTGTGATGGTGAAGGGTCGGTGGATTTCGCGTAGCGAGATTGACAAGGAGCTCGAAGCGCTGGCCGCGAAATATCGACAGTAG
- a CDS encoding ATP-dependent 6-phosphofructokinase: protein MRIGLLTGGGDAPGLNAVIRAAVLSADYRGWDVVGIRHGFTGLLGACDLMPLTRAKVSGIAHLGGTILRTTNRGNPLCFPVRNADGSTTETDCSLEVMENARQHGIDAIIAIGGDGTLAIALALVDQGLKVVGVPKTIDNDVSGTITTFGFDTAVNTAIDALDKLHTTAESHDRVIVMEVMGRDAGFIALHAGVAATADVILIPEIPYDIDRVCEKIMARDSAGQNFSIVVAAEGALPKHSGHETAEGSGASRTIRAGSVAERLVGEIYAGTGKECRSLVLGHLQRGGMPTGYDRLLAARFGAATVTAIENEAWGQMVALQSPHIVTVPIREVIRDQKRVDLTHDVVLAARSTGISLGD, encoded by the coding sequence ATGCGAATCGGCCTTCTCACCGGCGGTGGAGATGCACCCGGTCTCAACGCGGTCATTCGTGCCGCTGTGTTATCGGCCGACTATCGGGGCTGGGACGTCGTAGGCATCAGACATGGCTTTACCGGGCTCCTGGGCGCATGCGATCTGATGCCGCTGACGCGTGCGAAGGTGAGCGGAATCGCTCACCTGGGTGGGACGATTCTGAGGACGACAAACCGGGGGAATCCTCTCTGCTTTCCAGTGCGCAATGCAGATGGAAGCACGACCGAGACGGATTGCTCGCTGGAAGTAATGGAGAACGCGCGCCAGCATGGCATCGATGCAATCATCGCCATCGGCGGAGATGGAACACTCGCGATCGCGCTGGCATTGGTCGATCAGGGATTGAAGGTCGTCGGGGTACCGAAGACGATCGACAATGATGTCAGCGGTACGATAACGACCTTCGGGTTCGATACGGCGGTGAATACGGCAATCGACGCGCTCGACAAGCTGCACACTACGGCAGAAAGCCACGATCGGGTGATAGTGATGGAAGTCATGGGGCGGGACGCTGGCTTCATTGCGCTTCATGCTGGTGTTGCTGCGACCGCGGACGTGATTCTGATTCCCGAGATTCCGTACGATATCGACAGAGTTTGCGAGAAGATCATGGCGCGGGACAGCGCCGGCCAGAATTTTTCCATTGTCGTAGCGGCTGAGGGTGCGCTCCCGAAACACTCTGGCCATGAAACGGCGGAGGGCTCTGGCGCTTCAAGGACGATCCGGGCCGGAAGCGTTGCCGAGCGCCTTGTAGGGGAGATTTATGCGGGGACGGGGAAGGAATGCCGGTCGCTGGTGTTGGGCCATCTCCAGCGGGGCGGAATGCCAACCGGATACGACCGTCTCCTGGCTGCACGATTCGGCGCAGCGACGGTTACAGCTATAGAGAACGAGGCCTGGGGTCAGATGGTAGCACTCCAATCGCCGCACATCGTGACCGTTCCGATCCGCGAGGTAATCAGGGATCAGAAGCGGGTCGATCTCACTCACGACGTGGTGTTGGCCGCAAGGAGCACCGGGATAAGCCTTGGCGATTAG
- a CDS encoding PRC-barrel domain-containing protein, with translation MDRDISSTGDRFGRLVRLEEIKDFDIAKGSRDIRGWNVKTPDGRNIGKVDELIVDAEAKRVRYMDVKIDRKALGVDDDRHILVPIGAAELSETGNDVLLDRLPARGLANAPAYSRAPITSEYEASVRDYYNAAGTDSGASYQGDEMYDDKRLRHDHAREASGDLGSITPKFGDNEVTLPLTDDQEVIIRRPGSDQEMVIRKSTAPDSGTTKDR, from the coding sequence ATGGACAGAGATATTTCTTCTACCGGCGACCGGTTCGGTCGGCTGGTTCGGCTCGAGGAAATCAAGGACTTCGATATCGCGAAAGGCAGCCGGGATATTCGCGGCTGGAACGTCAAGACTCCAGACGGACGAAATATCGGAAAAGTTGACGAGCTGATTGTGGATGCCGAGGCGAAGCGTGTCCGTTATATGGATGTGAAGATCGACCGTAAAGCACTGGGGGTCGACGACGATCGGCATATACTTGTGCCGATTGGTGCGGCGGAACTGAGCGAAACCGGTAATGACGTACTGCTTGACCGGTTGCCTGCTCGAGGACTGGCCAACGCCCCGGCCTATTCGCGGGCTCCGATCACGTCGGAGTATGAAGCATCAGTTCGCGACTATTACAACGCTGCAGGCACCGATAGCGGCGCCAGTTATCAGGGCGACGAGATGTACGATGACAAGCGGCTTCGACACGATCACGCGCGCGAAGCCTCCGGCGATCTGGGCTCGATAACGCCGAAGTTCGGCGACAATGAGGTCACCCTGCCACTGACGGACGACCAGGAAGTCATCATTCGGCGGCCGGGTTCCGACCAGGAGATGGTGATCAGGAAGAGCACGGCGCCAGACAGCGGAACTACAAAAGACCGCTAG
- a CDS encoding methylated-DNA--[protein]-cysteine S-methyltransferase, producing the protein MTNTSLPSANKMYRALAERDSTFDGVFFAAIRTTGIFCRPTCSAKKPLRENVEYYATVREAVVAGYRPCMRCRPLDPAGAAPSWLKDLLVRVDADPARRWRDADLSAAEFDPARVRRWFLQHHGLTFQAYQRARRLGVALGQIRQGEKWEGVGYTHGFESASGFHDAFTRAFDAPPNQGNDIRPIVVSRFLTPLGPVLAGATEEGVCLLEFADRRMIETQITRLRKWFGQPIVPGANRHTERLQKELDIYFTGGIKTFDVPLVLPGTEFQVAAWKQLLLIPYGETISYEQQARAMGRPGAQRAVGKANGDNRLAIIIPCHRVVRQNGELCGYGGGLWRKKFLLDLEKKHLEAEPVLET; encoded by the coding sequence ATGACAAACACCTCACTGCCTTCAGCTAACAAGATGTATCGTGCGCTGGCCGAACGCGACAGCACTTTCGACGGTGTATTCTTCGCGGCCATCAGAACGACAGGAATATTCTGTCGGCCCACCTGTTCCGCGAAGAAGCCCCTGAGAGAGAACGTCGAATACTATGCCACGGTTCGAGAGGCTGTCGTGGCGGGCTACCGGCCCTGCATGCGGTGCCGTCCTCTGGATCCCGCTGGCGCCGCACCTTCCTGGCTAAAGGATCTCCTCGTCCGCGTTGATGCTGATCCGGCACGTCGGTGGCGAGACGCCGATCTGAGTGCGGCGGAGTTCGATCCGGCTCGCGTCAGGCGCTGGTTCCTCCAGCACCACGGCCTCACTTTCCAGGCATACCAGCGGGCACGGCGCCTCGGAGTTGCACTCGGCCAGATACGGCAGGGAGAAAAATGGGAGGGTGTCGGATACACACACGGCTTTGAGTCGGCGAGCGGTTTCCATGACGCATTTACGCGCGCGTTCGACGCCCCTCCCAACCAAGGCAATGATATTCGCCCGATCGTCGTATCGCGTTTCCTGACGCCCCTCGGGCCCGTGCTGGCCGGCGCAACGGAGGAAGGGGTCTGCCTGCTCGAATTCGCCGACCGCAGGATGATCGAAACGCAGATCACGCGTCTCAGGAAATGGTTCGGACAGCCGATCGTGCCGGGGGCTAATCGTCACACCGAGCGATTGCAGAAAGAGTTAGATATTTATTTTACCGGCGGTATCAAGACCTTTGACGTTCCACTCGTGCTGCCAGGGACCGAGTTTCAGGTCGCCGCGTGGAAGCAATTGCTGCTGATTCCTTACGGGGAAACCATCAGCTACGAGCAGCAGGCCCGGGCGATGGGAAGGCCGGGAGCGCAACGGGCCGTCGGCAAGGCGAATGGCGACAACCGCCTCGCTATCATCATTCCATGTCATCGCGTCGTCCGCCAGAACGGCGAACTCTGCGGCTACGGCGGAGGGCTGTGGAGAAAGAAATTTCTTCTCGATCTGGAGAAAAAACACCTGGAAGCCGAACCAGTCCTGGAAACCTGA